A genomic region of Enterobacteriaceae endosymbiont of Macroplea mutica contains the following coding sequences:
- the rpsA gene encoding 30S ribosomal protein S1, whose product MVESFTQLFEKTIKKQITNIGSIVKGTVISIKKDMVLIDAGFKSESSIPIEQFKNNQGLLEIKQGDIIDVALDAIEDGFGETILSREKAKRYESWMLLEKAQLGKTNINGIINGKVKGGFTVDLNGIRAFLPGSLVDIRPIKDSFHLEGKELEFKVIKLDQKRNNVVVSRKAVIESENSAEREQLLNSLNEGLKIKGLVKNLTDYGAFVDLGGVDGLLHITDMSWKRVKHPSEIVSIGEEIFVKILKFDKEKTRVSLGLKQLGEDPWISISKRYPINTKLTGKVTNLTDYGCFVEIENGIEGLVHISEMDWTNKNIHPTKKVQINHDVEVMVLDIDEERRRISLGIKQCTVNPWLLFAKKHHKGEKVQGKIKSITDFGIFIGLSGGIDGLVHISDLSWEQNGEEVVKQYKKGDNISAIVLQVDSERERISLGIKQLQDDPLDLYYQKFKQNNTVIGKIIVIKNKTITIQLSNNILGYVKFSDHDNYSNQHVQKYFKIGEQIEGKINSIDKKNRVVHIQLRLKDIELSVKHHINNKQTEKISNVMTEAFKAAKCE is encoded by the coding sequence ATGGTTGAATCTTTTACTCAATTATTTGAAAAAACAATAAAAAAACAAATTACTAATATTGGTTCGATTGTTAAAGGAACTGTTATTTCTATAAAAAAAGATATGGTATTAATTGATGCTGGATTTAAATCTGAGTCTTCTATACCTATAGAACAATTTAAAAATAACCAAGGTTTATTAGAAATTAAACAAGGAGATATTATTGATGTAGCTTTAGATGCTATAGAAGATGGATTTGGAGAAACTATTCTTTCAAGAGAAAAAGCTAAAAGATACGAATCTTGGATGTTATTAGAAAAAGCACAATTAGGTAAAACTAATATTAATGGCATTATTAATGGCAAAGTGAAAGGAGGGTTTACTGTTGATTTAAATGGTATACGTGCTTTTTTACCAGGTTCATTAGTTGATATTAGACCTATAAAAGATAGTTTCCATTTAGAAGGTAAAGAATTAGAATTTAAAGTAATTAAACTAGATCAAAAACGTAATAATGTAGTGGTTTCCAGAAAAGCCGTAATAGAATCTGAAAATAGCGCGGAGAGAGAACAATTACTTAATAGTTTAAATGAAGGTTTAAAAATTAAAGGTTTAGTAAAAAATTTAACTGATTATGGTGCTTTTGTGGATTTAGGAGGTGTAGATGGTTTATTACATATTACTGATATGTCTTGGAAACGAGTGAAACATCCTAGCGAAATAGTTAGTATAGGTGAGGAAATATTTGTTAAAATCTTAAAATTTGATAAAGAAAAAACACGTGTATCTTTAGGATTAAAACAACTAGGAGAAGATCCATGGATTTCTATTTCTAAACGTTATCCAATTAATACTAAATTAACAGGGAAAGTAACCAATTTAACTGATTATGGTTGTTTTGTAGAAATTGAAAATGGTATTGAAGGTTTAGTACATATTTCTGAAATGGATTGGACGAATAAAAATATTCATCCTACTAAAAAAGTACAAATTAATCATGACGTAGAAGTAATGGTCTTAGATATTGATGAAGAACGTAGAAGAATATCATTAGGAATTAAACAATGCACCGTTAATCCTTGGTTATTATTTGCTAAAAAACATCACAAAGGAGAAAAAGTACAAGGAAAAATAAAATCGATAACAGATTTTGGTATTTTTATTGGTTTATCAGGCGGTATAGATGGTTTAGTACATATTTCAGATTTATCTTGGGAACAAAATGGTGAAGAAGTTGTTAAACAATATAAAAAAGGTGATAATATATCTGCCATTGTATTGCAAGTAGACTCTGAACGTGAAAGAATATCATTAGGAATTAAACAATTACAAGATGATCCTTTAGATTTGTATTATCAAAAATTTAAACAAAATAATACGGTTATTGGCAAAATTATTGTTATTAAAAATAAAACTATAACTATACAATTAAGTAACAATATCCTTGGATATGTTAAATTTAGTGATCATGATAATTATAGTAATCAGCATGTACAAAAATATTTTAAAATTGGTGAACAAATAGAAGGCAAAATAAACTCTATAGACAAAAAAAATCGTGTGGTGCACATACAATTACGTTTAAAAGATATCGAATTATCTGTTAAACATCATATTAATAATAAACAAACTGAAAAAATTTCTAATGTTATGACAGAAGCTTTTAAAGCAGCTAAATGTGAATAA
- the asnS gene encoding asparagine--tRNA ligase: MELLTNIVDIISEKITVDTKIIIRGWVRCKRHSKSNISFIDVYDGSCPQDIQVIAKKKDIYNYDNEILLITTGCSISITGKLSLSLKKKQKYEIYASKIKIVGWVKNPDTYPISTKQHTLEYLREVSHLRARTKTISSIMRLKHHIIMYIQHFLHKKNFFWIHTPIITTLDTEGCSKMFNITTLKNNNIIQNNTNNIIKKHNFFNKKSFLTVSGQLHLETYACAMSKVYTFGPTFRAENSNTTRHLAEFWMLEIEIAFATLFDIIRFIKKMLQYVCKKILINNLDEINFLSSKTKQNLLEKINKIQLKEYNTIKYTKAIDILQASKISGLNKISWGQDLSIEHEKYLTNQYFNSPVIIYNYPKHIKAFYMYLNTDNKTVASMDILFPGIGEIIGGSQREHRINILDQRLLEENLDKTNYWWYRDIRKYGTVQHSGFGIGFERLVSYLTGINNIKDIIPYARTPHNALF, translated from the coding sequence ATGGAATTATTAACTAATATCGTTGATATAATATCAGAAAAAATTACTGTTGATACTAAAATTATTATAAGAGGTTGGGTACGTTGTAAAAGACATTCTAAAAGTAATATATCTTTTATCGATGTATATGATGGTTCTTGTCCCCAAGATATTCAAGTTATCGCAAAAAAAAAAGATATTTATAACTATGATAATGAAATATTATTAATAACTACTGGATGTTCTATAAGCATTACGGGAAAACTTAGTTTATCACTTAAAAAAAAACAAAAATATGAAATATATGCAAGCAAAATAAAAATTGTAGGTTGGGTAAAAAATCCTGATACATATCCTATTTCAACTAAACAACATACTTTAGAATATTTACGAGAAGTTTCTCATTTACGTGCAAGAACTAAAACTATTAGTAGTATTATGCGTTTAAAACATCATATTATTATGTATATACAACACTTTTTACATAAAAAAAATTTTTTTTGGATACATACACCTATTATTACTACTTTAGATACTGAAGGATGTAGTAAAATGTTTAATATAACAACTTTAAAAAATAACAATATTATTCAAAATAATACTAATAATATAATAAAAAAACATAATTTCTTTAATAAAAAATCATTTTTAACAGTATCTGGACAGTTGCATTTAGAAACATACGCATGTGCAATGTCCAAAGTGTATACTTTTGGGCCAACGTTCAGAGCAGAAAATTCTAATACAACACGACATTTAGCTGAATTTTGGATGTTAGAAATTGAAATAGCATTTGCGACATTATTTGATATAATTCGTTTTATAAAAAAAATGTTACAATATGTTTGTAAAAAGATATTAATAAATAATCTTGATGAAATTAATTTTTTATCTTCTAAAACTAAACAAAATTTATTGGAAAAAATTAATAAGATTCAATTAAAAGAATATAATACTATAAAATATACAAAAGCTATAGATATTTTACAAGCAAGTAAAATATCAGGATTAAACAAAATTTCTTGGGGACAAGATTTATCTATAGAACACGAAAAATATTTAACAAACCAATATTTTAATAGCCCAGTTATTATATATAATTATCCTAAACATATTAAAGCATTTTATATGTATTTAAATACAGACAATAAAACCGTAGCTTCGATGGATATATTATTTCCTGGTATCGGAGAAATAATTGGCGGTTCACAAAGAGAACACAGAATTAATATTTTAGATCAAAGATTATTAGAAGAAAATTTAGATAAAACAAACTATTGGTGGTATAGAGATATAAGAAAATATGGTACAGTTCAACATTCTGGTTTTGGAATAGGATTTGAGCGGTTAGTATCATATTTAACCGGTATAAACAATATAAAAGATATTATTCCATATGCACGTACACCTCATAACGCATTATTTTAA
- the serC gene encoding 3-phosphoserine/phosphohydroxythreonine transaminase — MNQIFNFSPGPAILPHEVLQQVKKELLNWHNLHVSVMEISHRSTYFMKLINVLKDDFRELMNIPENYDILFCQGGARTQFAAIPMNLLDYHEHAEYIHTGFWSDKAIEEAKKYCIPYIINVRGKKKKIHYIKPITEWNLFNQTKYIHLCPNETIEGIAINEDIKINNKIIIADLSSYILTKKIKIKNYGLIYASAQKNIGPSGLTFIIIRKDLLTNNTYYKRKELPSALNYNIIAQHNSMFNTPPTFSLYITSLVLKWLKTQGMTKIYSINQQKASIIYNVIDQSNIYNNNINPQNRSLTNIVFTLPNIHLEQLFLKYTKKEGLLFLKGHSAIGGIRVSIYNAMPLEGIQKLEYCMNTFEKLYT; from the coding sequence ATGAATCAAATATTTAATTTTAGTCCTGGTCCGGCAATATTACCACATGAAGTTTTGCAGCAAGTTAAAAAAGAACTATTAAATTGGCATAATTTACATGTATCTGTTATGGAAATTAGTCATCGTAGTACATATTTTATGAAATTAATAAATGTTTTAAAAGATGATTTTAGAGAATTAATGAATATACCAGAAAATTATGATATTTTATTTTGTCAAGGAGGAGCAAGAACACAATTTGCTGCTATCCCTATGAATCTATTAGATTATCATGAACATGCTGAATATATACATACTGGATTTTGGTCTGATAAAGCTATAGAAGAAGCAAAAAAATATTGTATACCATACATTATTAATGTACGAGGAAAAAAAAAAAAAATACATTATATTAAACCAATAACAGAATGGAATTTATTTAATCAAACTAAATATATACATTTATGTCCTAATGAAACTATTGAAGGAATTGCAATTAATGAAGATATCAAAATTAATAATAAAATTATTATTGCTGATTTATCTTCTTATATTTTAACTAAAAAAATTAAAATAAAAAATTATGGACTTATTTATGCAAGTGCACAAAAAAATATTGGACCATCTGGTTTGACATTTATTATTATACGTAAAGATTTGTTAACTAATAATACATATTACAAAAGAAAAGAATTACCATCGGCTCTTAATTATAATATTATCGCTCAACATAATTCTATGTTTAATACACCTCCAACATTTTCATTATATATTACTAGTTTAGTATTAAAATGGTTAAAAACACAAGGCATGACAAAAATATATAGTATTAATCAACAAAAAGCATCAATTATATATAATGTGATAGATCAGAGTAATATTTATAATAATAATATTAATCCACAAAATAGATCTTTAACTAATATTGTTTTTACTTTGCCTAATATTCATCTTGAACAGCTATTTTTAAAATATACAAAAAAAGAAGGACTATTATTTTTAAAAGGACATAGTGCTATAGGAGGTATTAGAGTTTCCATATATAATGCTATGCCTTTAGAAGGTATACAAAAATTAGAATATTGCATGAATACTTTTGAAAAGTTATATACATAA
- a CDS encoding MBL fold metallo-hydrolase: protein MYYIRIRLTSFKQNCYIVWCKKTLCAAIIDPGNSSNITNIISYLLSKYKLLIKIILITHCHLDHISTAYVLSKKYHIPIIGSHEDDIVLIKNLKLQAMYFKLPYCIYKDNNWVQHKQSIFLGKILFIAYHCPGHTPGHVIYYNQTTNILISGDILFTNSIGRTDFPYSNYLQLLTSIKRYILPLNSQTLILPGHEKPIYLFKIKKYNQYIIKILTNNNIDYI, encoded by the coding sequence ATGTATTATATTAGAATTAGATTAACATCGTTTAAACAAAATTGTTATATAGTATGGTGTAAAAAAACATTGTGTGCAGCTATTATTGATCCAGGTAATAGTAGTAATATTACTAATATTATTAGTTATTTATTAAGTAAATATAAATTACTTATTAAAATTATATTAATTACGCATTGCCATTTAGATCATATTAGTACTGCATATGTTTTATCTAAAAAATATCATATCCCGATAATAGGTTCACATGAAGATGATATTGTTTTAATAAAAAATTTAAAATTACAAGCTATGTATTTTAAATTACCATATTGTATATACAAAGATAATAATTGGGTGCAACACAAACAAAGTATTTTTTTAGGGAAAATATTATTTATTGCATATCATTGTCCAGGACACACACCAGGACATGTTATATATTATAATCAAACAACAAATATTTTAATATCTGGAGATATACTATTTACAAATAGTATTGGTAGAACTGATTTTCCTTATAGTAATTATTTACAATTATTAACATCAATAAAACGATATATTTTACCTTTAAATTCGCAAACCTTAATTTTACCAGGACACGAAAAACCAATATATTTATTTAAAATAAAAAAATATAATCAATATATTATAAAAATTTTAACAAATAAYAATATAGATTATATTTAA
- the trmB gene encoding tRNA (guanosine(46)-N7)-methyltransferase TrmB — MHYIKSFVNRSRKISHHIKTFYQKYFYNFHIKYIRKKINLSYIFHNNKPIILDIGFGSGELLINLCQYNQQYNFVGIEVYLLGIIQCLKQVVYHHINNIKFIYYDAFYVLKYMLANESIGIIQIYFPDPWNKKKHNKRRLINQYYLNIIFNKIQNNGLLYIVTDSYTYYLKIKSCIQNIHYYNYVINPSKEYKHIYKIHKQNFFFITKFWEKAKTNNCKIYFLEYKKYILIK, encoded by the coding sequence ATGCATTATATTAAAAGTTTTGTTAACCGATCTCGCAAAATAAGTCATCATATAAAAACATTTTATCAAAAATATTTTTATAATTTTCATATTAAATATATAAGAAAAAAAATAAATTTATCATATATATTTCATAATAATAAACCAATAATTTTAGATATTGGTTTTGGTTCAGGTGAATTACTAATTAATTTATGTCAATATAATCAGCAATATAATTTTGTTGGCATCGAAGTTTATTTATTAGGTATTATACAATGTTTAAAACAAGTTGTTTATCATCATATTAATAATATTAAATTTATATATTATGATGCTTTTTATGTTTTAAAATATATGTTAGCTAATGAATCTATTGGTATAATACAAATATATTTCCCTGATCCTTGGAATAAAAAAAAACATAATAAACGTAGATTAATTAATCAATATTATCTTAATATTATTTTTAATAAAATTCAAAATAATGGGCTGTTATATATAGTAACAGATTCGTATACATATTATTTAAAAATAAAATCATGCATACAAAATATTCATTATTATAATTATGTGATAAATCCATCTAAAGAATATAAACATATATATAAAATACATAAACAAAATTTTTTTTTTATAACAAAATTTTGGGAAAAAGCCAAAACAAATAATTGTAAAATATATTTTTTAGAATATAAAAAATATATTTTAATTAAATAA
- a CDS encoding TatD family hydrolase, producing the protein MFDISVNLTHIRFSRDRELVINRAIQNNINGMLILGSTIQDSKLAYHIATKYVFCWSSVGVHPHYANLWTKHSSQKISSLIEQNTIKIIILGECGLDYYRNYSTVKEQLYVFNAQLELAAQYNLPVLLHCRNAFNDFTAILKKWIGKIPVSVIHCFSGNTYELETCLDMNLAIGISETFFNKKYRSSSYNDIFLIPQNKLVTGSDSPYLLFKDKYPDIYTTYKGRNEPALLYNLIKKISLYRNEDIYMLQHVTEHNARVLLRI; encoded by the coding sequence ATGTTTGATATTAGTGTTAATTTAACTCATATACGATTTAGTCGAGATAGAGAATTAGTAATTAATCGAGCAATACAAAATAATATAAATGGCATGTTAATTCTTGGAAGTACAATTCAAGATAGTAAATTAGCATATCACATTGCTACGAAATATGTATTTTGCTGGTCATCCGTTGGTGTACATCCTCATTATGCTAATTTATGGACAAAACATTCATCTCAAAAAATATCTTCCTTAATAGAACAGAATACTATTAAAATAATTATATTAGGAGAATGCGGTTTAGATTATTATAGAAACTATTCTACTGTAAAAGAACAATTATATGTTTTTAATGCACAATTAGAATTAGCTGCACAATATAATTTACCTGTATTATTGCATTGTCGTAATGCATTTAATGATTTTACTGCCATACTCAAAAAATGGATAGGCAAAATACCTGTATCAGTTATACATTGTTTTTCAGGAAATACATATGAATTAGAAACATGTTTAGACATGAATTTAGCTATTGGCATCTCAGAAACATTTTTTAATAAAAAATATCGTTCTTCATCATATAATGATATTTTTTTAATACCACAAAACAAACTTGTTACTGGATCTGATTCTCCATATTTATTATTTAAAGATAAATATCCTGATATTTACACAACATATAAAGGACGTAACGAACCTGCTTTACTATATAATTTAATAAAAAAAATTTCTTTATACAGAAATGAGGATATTTATATGTTGCAACATGTAACAGAACATAATGCACGTGTTTTATTACGTATTTAA
- a CDS encoding oxidative damage protection protein: MRKIFCHHYNMLLIGLEHVVYPGKLGEQIFHHISQKAWGKWLIQQTKLINEHNLNMNNIKHIKLLEQEMISFLFKK; this comes from the coding sequence ATGAGAAAAATTTTTTGTCACCATTATAACATGTTATTAATTGGATTAGAACATGTTGTATATCCCGGAAAATTAGGAGAACAAATATTCCATCACATATCACAAAAAGCATGGGGAAAATGGTTAATTCAACAAACCAAACTAATTAACGAACATAATTTAAATATGAATAATATTAAACATATTAAATTATTAGAACAAGAAATGATATCTTTTTTATTTAAAAAATAA
- the hemW gene encoding radical SAM family heme chaperone HemW codes for MYINKYINCSLYIHIPWCIKKCWYCDFFSINITNKHTDETMQKKYIDHIILDLKNTLFVLKQYIYVTSIFFGGGTPNLIKTEFIQYLLYEIKKLVYIPLNIEISMEINPTYKHHDNIIKYSKQINRISIGAQSFNEKYLHILGRMHTVSDIYNTINILTAKHINNINIDLMYGLPGQTLEEMSNDLYQALSLRPNHISWYQLSVKNSQYKHYQLPHEELLWKMFILGHKIFHKYKYIHYEISSFSKSKKDKCQHNLNYWYNKDYLGLGCSAHSKITDINFQTIHIIKNKNFQKYMLGNYITHIDYFSKKDKLFNFFLNRARLFKKIKKKELIINTRLTMSFILPFITQAILYGYLKQNNKYFIITKKGYLFLNDFLEIFI; via the coding sequence ATGTACATTAATAAATACATTAATTGTAGTTTGTACATACATATACCTTGGTGTATTAAAAAATGTTGGTATTGTGATTTTTTTTCCATAAATATTACTAATAAACATACAGATGAAACAATGCAGAAAAAATATATAGATCATATAATTTTAGATCTAAAAAATACTTTGTTTGTTTTAAAACAGTATATATATGTTACAAGTATTTTTTTCGGTGGTGGTACGCCAAATTTAATAAAAACAGAATTTATACAATATTTATTATATGAAATAAAAAAATTAGTATATATTCCACTAAATATAGAAATATCTATGGAAATTAATCCAACATATAAACATCATGATAATATTATAAAATATAGCAAACAAATTAATCGTATTTCTATTGGTGCACAAAGCTTTAATGAAAAATATTTACATATCTTAGGAAGAATGCATACTGTTTCAGATATTTATAATACTATAAATATTTTAACTGCAAAACATATAAATAATATTAATATAGATTTAATGTATGGTTTGCCAGGACAAACTTTAGAAGAAATGTCAAATGATTTATATCAGGCATTATCTTTAAGACCAAATCATATTTCGTGGTATCAACTAAGTGTGAAAAATAGTCAATATAAACATTATCAGTTACCACATGAAGAATTATTATGGAAAATGTTTATATTAGGTCATAAAATTTTTCATAAATATAAATATATACATTATGAAATTTCCTCATTTTCTAAAAGTAAAAAAGATAAATGTCAACATAATCTAAATTATTGGTATAATAAAGATTATTTAGGCTTAGGTTGTTCTGCACATAGTAAAATTACGGATATAAATTTTCAAACTATACATATCATTAAAAATAAAAATTTCCAAAAATATATGTTAGGTAATTATATTACTCATATAGATTATTTTTCTAAAAAAGATAAGTTATTTAATTTTTTTTTAAATAGAGCACGTTTGTTTAAAAAAATTAAAAAAAAAGAACTGATAATAAATACTAGATTAACTATGTCTTTTATACTACCATTTATTACACAAGCTATATTATATGGATATTTAAAACAAAATAATAAATATTTTATAATAACAAAAAAAGGATATTTATTTTTAAATGATTTTCTAGAAATTTTTATTTAA
- the rmuC gene encoding DNA recombination protein RmuC, with protein MHKLYQKKKIIKEYVSKEHKYDLIEKKIVKYKEKNIFLKIQLKKVEIICIKNIEKLEYLKSCQKDNINFKNIILQQTNKIAELKSEIKILTNKLYDIKNFFYQKEKFITDNYNKLYEQFQKLTKKIDEQNNNDMMHNLYPFKKQIETFQKTIKENIHKESIERNIFIYELKKLKKLNMHISQEANNLTQALKGNNKLQGNWGEFILTKILEESGLRQGHEYELQKKIYMIEHEKTLQPDIIIKLPNNNNIIIDAKVTLISYEKYYNSYDKIIRKQALNEYILSIKNHLRSLDNKNYHDLYNVTSLDYIIMFIPIESAFLLAINHTPSMLYEALKYNIMITSPTTLMIALKTIYNLWTIEKKNENAILLANKATKLYNKIKLFIDDILTFEKKLNKLQHNYNIIIKKLLQGRSNIVTQVESFKDLGIEVTQKINTNFINK; from the coding sequence ATGCATAAGTTATATCAAAAAAAAAAGATAATAAAAGAATATGTATCAAAAGAGCATAAATATGATTTAATAGAAAAAAAAATAGTGAAATATAAAGAAAAAAATATATTTTTAAAAATACAACTTAAAAAAGTTGAAATAATATGTATTAAAAATATAGAGAAATTAGAATATTTAAAATCTTGTCAAAAAGATAATATCAATTTTAAAAATATCATTTTACAACAAACAAATAAAATAGCGGAGTTAAAATCCGAAATTAAGATTCTAACTAATAAGTTGTATGATATCAAAAATTTTTTTTATCAAAAAGAAAAATTTATTACGGATAATTATAATAAATTATATGAACAATTTCAAAAATTAACTAAGAAAATTGACGAACAAAATAATAATGATATGATGCATAATTTATATCCTTTTAAAAAACAAATCGAAACATTTCAAAAAACAATTAAAGAAAATATACATAAAGAATCTATAGAACGTAATATTTTTATATATGAATTAAAAAAACTAAAAAAATTAAATATGCATATTTCACAAGAAGCTAATAATTTAACGCAAGCTTTAAAAGGTAATAATAAATTACAAGGTAATTGGGGTGAATTTATTTTAACAAAAATATTAGAAGAATCTGGTTTAAGACAAGGACATGAATATGAACTGCAAAAAAAAATATATATGATAGAACATGAAAAAACTTTACAACCCGATATAATTATTAAATTACCTAATAATAACAATATTATTATTGATGCTAAAGTAACATTAATATCTTATGAAAAATATTATAATAGTTATGATAAAATTATACGCAAACAAGCTTTAAATGAATATATTTTATCTATTAAAAATCATCTACGTTCATTAGATAATAAAAATTATCATGATTTATATAATGTTACATCATTAGATTATATCATAATGTTTATTCCTATAGAATCTGCATTTTTATTAGCTATTAATCATACACCTTCCATGCTATACGAAGCACTTAAATATAATATTATGATTACTAGTCCAACAACATTAATGATTGCATTAAAAACTATTTATAATTTATGGACTATAGAAAAAAAAAATGAGAATGCTATTTTATTAGCTAATAAAGCAACAAAATTATATAATAAAATTAAATTATTTATAGATGATATATTAACTTTTGAAAAAAAATTAAATAAATTACAACATAATTATAATATTATTATTAAAAAATTATTACAAGGAAGAAGTAATATTGTTACACAAGTGGAAAGTTTTAAAGATTTAGGTATTGAAGTTACTCAAAAAATTAATACAAATTTTATTAATAAATAA
- the aroA gene encoding 3-phosphoshikimate 1-carboxyvinyltransferase: MKKILTLYPIKKIHGVVTLPGSKSISNRALLLASLAKGKTNLINLLESDDTRYMIQSLKMCGINIQITNNNCYILGNNGIFNTKNNMLYVGNAGTVLRPLTAILSLNIQCNITITGDSRMKERPIKHLVDVLRSGGAKIIYLEKQNYPPLKLYGGFLGKKQLIIDGSISSQFLTSLLIISPLLKHNTVIYIKNNLVSKPYIDITIALMEKFGVMIHNDNYQKFIIHGNQKYCSPGEYIIEGDASSASYFLSAAAIKGGTVTLYNIDKHSIQGDIQYVSILKKMGAKIFYGNNYITCQYNKTLKAIQMDMNHIPDVAMTIAVTSLFARGTTIISNIYNWRVKETDRLAAMAIELRKTGAYVVEGKDYISIQPPITILPVTIETYNDHRMAMCFSLLALSNVIINIINPNCIKKTYPNYFKDFKKISLYK, encoded by the coding sequence ATGAAAAAAATATTAACTTTATATCCTATTAAAAAAATTCATGGTGTTGTAACATTACCAGGATCGAAAAGTATATCTAATAGAGCATTACTATTAGCATCTTTAGCAAAAGGGAAAACTAATTTAATAAATTTATTAGAGAGTGATGATACACGTTATATGATACAATCATTAAAAATGTGTGGGATTAATATCCAAATTACAAACAATAATTGTTATATTCTTGGTAATAATGGTATTTTTAATACTAAAAATAATATGTTATATGTAGGTAATGCAGGGACAGTATTGAGACCATTAACTGCAATATTATCACTTAATATTCAGTGTAACATTACAATAACTGGCGATTCTAGAATGAAAGAACGACCTATAAAACATTTGGTTGATGTTTTAAGATCTGGCGGAGCTAAAATTATTTATTTAGAAAAACAAAATTATCCACCATTAAAATTATATGGAGGTTTTTTAGGTAAAAAACAATTAATTATCGATGGTTCAATTTCTAGTCAATTTTTAACATCTTTATTAATAATATCTCCTTTGCTTAAACATAATACGGTAATTTATATTAAAAATAATCTAGTTTCTAAACCATATATTGATATTACTATAGCATTAATGGAAAAATTTGGTGTTATGATTCATAATGATAATTATCAAAAATTTATTATTCATGGGAATCAGAAATATTGTTCTCCAGGAGAATATATTATTGAAGGTGATGCTTCTTCTGCTTCTTATTTTTTATCAGCAGCTGCCATAAAAGGTGGTACTGTGACATTATATAATATTGATAAACATAGCATACAAGGAGATATACAATATGTTTCTATTTTAAAAAAAATGGGCGCAAAAATTTTTTATGGTAATAACTATATTACATGCCAATATAACAAAACATTAAAAGCAATACAAATGGATATGAATCATATTCCCGATGTTGCTATGACTATTGCAGTAACAAGTTTATTTGCACGGGGTACTACAATTATTAGTAATATTTATAATTGGCGTGTTAAAGAAACAGATCGTTTAGCAGCAATGGCAATAGAATTAAGGAAAACAGGTGCGTATGTTGTTGAGGGAAAAGATTATATTAGTATACAACCGCCAATAACAATACTACCAGTTACTATTGAAACATATAATGATCATCGTATGGCAATGTGTTTTTCATTACTAGCATTATCTAATGTTATAATTAACATTATCAATCCTAATTGCATCAAAAAAACATATCCTAATTATTTTAAAGATTTTAAAAAAATTAGTTTATATAAATAA